DNA sequence from the Salvelinus alpinus chromosome 7, SLU_Salpinus.1, whole genome shotgun sequence genome:
taaggctagagagaatagacatcctcaacgagtggaagactaacagaacataaggctagagagaatagacatcctcaacgagtggaagactaacagaacataaggctagagagaatagacatcctcaacgagtggaagactaacagaacataaggctagagagaatagacatcctcaacgagtggaagactaacagaacataaggctagagagaatagacatcctcaacgagtggaagactaacagaacataagtctagagagaatagacagtaTATAGGATCTGAAGACAGAAACATTCAAAACGCTAAACTGTGATGTGGTTAGGTAGATCCCAGGTGACAGGTGAGTCAACGAGTTGAAGACTAACAGATCATAAGGCTGTGATGTGGTTAGGTAGATCCCAGGTGACAGGTGAGTCAACGAGTTGAAGACTAACAGATCATAAGGCTGTGATGTGGTTAGGTAGATCCCAGGTGACAGGTGAGTCAACGAGTTGAAGACTAACAGATCATACCATAAACTTTAACAAGTAAAGGAAGTCACATAGTTTATGATAATCCCAGTTTTATTTTACTGCATATCAGTCGATCACTTTGTTTCCATCCAAGGTGGAAGGCAGGACTGTGATGTCAATCACCAGTCAATTGAGGTAATAACGTGAAGGAATGTCATTTTGTTTGTATTTTCCAATGCCATATAGAGACCGTGTTGCACATTCACAGCCTGGTAGGAGCAGACTGATCACTGCATTCACCACAAAACAAGCAATTCAAAGCACCTGAACTCAGACTCTTCTAGCTGTGAAAATTCCCCAGTCTGAATTCatccctaccctcctctcctaaTCTGTGTGATTGACGTGCGGTTCAGTGTGAAATCAGGAGCCAAACGGAGAGATTCCATTGAACAAAAGAAAAAAAGATCAGTGTACACAAATGAGCTCAGTATAGATGCAGGATGAAATGGGACATAAAAGGAACTGGATGAGAAGAGGCAGAGGCATACCCAAAGGGGGCACATGGGCACGTGCCCCTTCAGATTTGTCctgctttatatatatatattgttgttgttgtttctctgtaatgctACTAGCCACCTATAGCAATTTTATAaggttggctttagctagcccagataggttccccATCTCCCAatctcataactagctaccaagaagacATATCAatctatcaatcaagttagaggaacttgtctaactatcttagctggcatgcctgctggcaagattggtcgactttagaaaagcaagcaattactaaatgtactgaataagactcacattcctttccaTCTTTTACCCGGATTttagcagagaagcatatttagtttctttaaaaaataaccaCCAGTCAAAAGGATACAGATAGCTCAAAAGATATGCTGAGATATGAAGAAAAATATACATCATTTTTTACATAGAAtgaagcataatgattatggctcattgcaggaaaaagctgtttcaggtgtttgaaaaggGCAAAATGCAGCTATCCAGCTATCCTCACCTCTGTACCACCCCCCAGCTATCCTCACCTCTGTACCACCCTCCAGCTATCCTCACCTCCGTACCACCTCCCAGCTATCCTCACCTCCGTACCACCCCCCAGCTATCCCCACCTCCTGACCACCCCCCAGCTATCCCCACCTCCGGACCACCCCCCAGCTATCCCCACCTCCAGACCACCCCCCAGCTATCCCCAACTCCGGACCACCCCCCAGCTATCCCCACCTCCGGACCACCCCCCAGCTAGCCCCACCTCCGGACCACCCCCCAGCTATCCCCACCTCCGGACCACCCAGCTATCCCCACCTCCTGACCACTCCCCAGCTATCCCCACCTCCGGACCACCCCCCAGCTATCCCCACCTCCGGACCACCCCCCAGCTATCCCCACCTCCGGACCACCCCCCAGCTATCCCCACCTCCGGACCACCCCCCAGCTATCCCCACCTCCGGACCACCCCCCAGCTATCCCCACCTCCGGACCACCCCCCAGCTATCCCCACCTCCGGACCACCCAGCTATCCCCACCTCCGGACCACCCCCCAGCTATCCCCACCTCCGGACCACCCCCCAGCTATCCCCACCTCCGGACCACCCAGCTATCCCCACCTCCGGACCACCCCCCAGCTATCCCCACCTCCGGACCACCCCCCAGCTATCCCCACCTCCGGACCACCCCCCAGTTATCCCCACCTCCGGACCACCCAGCTATCCTCACCTCCGGACCACCCCAGTTATCCCCACCTCCGGACCACCCCAGTTATCCCCACGTAGAGGTATTGGATCCATACCTCATAGAAGTTGGAAAGAAGTGAAGAAAGAGTCTTTGTGTTCTTTTAAGTGCTGTCATTAGGGCAGACACTTTGATCTGTTTCTTCAAAGCTGCTACAgtgaacaggtgtgtgtgtgtgtgtgtgtgtgtgtgtgtgtgtgtgtgtgtgtgtgtgtgtgtgtgtgtgtgtgtgtgtgtgtgtgtgagaacaggtgtgtttcaTTGAACAATCAGTGCTTTATTCTTTATCCTGGCAGCAAGAGATTTGGGTTCTGATACTAGCCGTGTCTCCGGatgtattattgtgtgtgtgtgtgtgtgtgtgtgtgtgtgtgtgtgtgtgtgtgtgtgtgtgtgtgtgtgtgtgtgtgtgtgtgtgtgtgtggagagattTGGGTACATGCTGTATCATACCTCCCTCTGTGTTCCATCTGGAGTAAAGAAGTACATCTATACTCCAAACAGCCTGCAGTATGTCCAGCcaggtcacctgtgatacaagtcagtattaggcgtccatccatgtctgaggacgttgggagatgacgttaccttcaagtaggtttcggtttgCTATGGCGGAGTGGACAGGGAAGGCGGAGTGGACAGGGAAGGCGGAGTGGGCGGGGATGGCGGagtggacggggatggcggagtggacggggatggcggagtggacggggatggcggagtggacggggatggggatggcggagtggacggggatggcggagtggacggggacggggatggcggagtggacggggatggcggagtggacggggatggcggagtggacggggacggggatggcggagtggacggggacggggatggcggagtggacggggatggcggagtggacggggatggcggagtggacggggatggcggagtggacggggatggcggagtggacggggatggcggagtggacggggatggcggagtggacggggatggggatggcggagtggacggggatggcggagtggacggggacggggatggcggagtggacggggatggcggagTGGACGGGGATGACGGAGTGGACGGGGAAGGCGGATGGACGGGGATGGCGGagtggacggggatggcggagtggacggggatggcggagtggacggggaaggcggagtggacggggatggcggagTGGACGGGGAAGGCGGAGTGGACGGGGACGGCGGAGTGGACGGGGACGGCGGAGTGGACGGCGGAGTGGACGGGGATGGCAGAGTGGACGGGGAAGGCGGAGTGGACGGGGACGGGGATGGCGGagtggacggggatggcggagtggacggggacggggatggcggagtggacggggaaggcggagtggacggggatggcggagtggacggggatggcggagtggacggggaaggcggagtggacggggacggcggagtggacggggaaggcggagtggacggggacggggatggcggagtggacggggatggcggagTGGACGGGGAAGGCGGAGTGGACGGGGAAGGCGGAGTGGACGGGGACGGGGATGGCGGAGTGGACGGGGAAGGCGGAGTGGACGGGGAAGGCAGAGTGGACGGGGACGGGGATGGCGGAGTGGACGGGGAAGGCGGAGTGGACGGGGATGGCAGAGTGGACGGGGACGGGGATGGCGGAGTGGACGGGGAAGGCGGagtggacggggatggcggagtggacggggatggcggagtggacggggatggcggagtggacggggatggggatggcggagtggacggggatggcggagtggacggggacggggatggcggagtggacggggaaggcggagtggacggggaaggcggagtggacggggaaggcggagtggacggggacggggatggcggagtggacggggatggaggagtggacggggatggcggagtggacggggatggcggagtggacggggaaggcggagtggacggggatggcggagtggacggggacggggatggcggagtggacggggaaggcggagtggacggggatggcggagtggacggggatggcggagTGGACGGGGATGGGGAAGGCGGAGTGGACGGGGAAGGCGGAGTGGACGGGGACGGGGATGGCGGagtggacggggatggcggagtggacggggatggcggagtggacggggatggcggagtggacggggacggggatggcggagtggacggggatggcggagtggacggggaaggcggagtggacggggacggggatggcggagtggacggggacggggatggcggagtggacggggaaggcggagtggacggggatggcggagtggacggggacggggatggcggagtggacggggacggggatggcggagtggacggggacggggatggcggagtggacggggatggcggagTGGATGGGGAAGGCGGAGTGGACGGGGAAGGCGGAGTGGACGGGGATGGGGATGGCGGAGTGGACGGGGAAGGCGGACTGGACGGGGAAGGCGGAGTGGACAGGGATGGCGGAGTGGACGGGGAAGGCGGagtggacggggatggcggagtggacggggatggcggagtggacggggatggcggatGGATGTAAGCGTCTACCTCTGATTCCAAATGTTGTAAgtttgaatccagcgatagaaagttgttttgtgatttttgttttaagtccataccaaaccttaaccctaaccttaaccattcagagttaatgcctaaccttaaccattcagagttaatgcctaaccttaaccaattgGGAGAAAAATGCCTGAACTTAAACacttcacaacgttgacatttgaagtttgagaaacatggatgaaggtgtaattctgacgtgagactgtgagagctcgCATGGGGGCTGATCGTATCTCCACTGGGTTTTGGGACTCTTCGAGagattatgaaacacagagagtaagagaaaggggggtgtagagagagggtgtgaaagagagagaatattaTGAAACCATACTATCAGATCCGGAGCGGTCTAATTAGGGAGTTGGAAGTTGACTCAACAGACCCCTTGCAGAGAAAGAGCCTGATTTGAACTAATTACACAGCTgctcagagcgagagagaaaaagagctaCTCTCCTCATACTCCTAGTATCCCTCTGGCTAATTCTGTCTGAGAATATTAAGTCTCTGTTCCTTCTCTGGCCGGGTCATCCAGAGAATACTGTTATGGTGTTTCTCTGTGACGTCACGGATGGAACTATTGTTTCCATCAATCAGATAGAGTCTCAAATTTCTCCATCTCTTCCTTCCATTGTCAGGCTGCAAATGTTTTCATGTACGAGTCCAGAACCGTCTTTCTCTTTGGTGAGAACAATGTTGAGAGGTCCTAGCCCGAGAGGCTGCCTTGATGCCTGTGTTTTCTCCACACTTATGTATTCCACACTTCAATAGTTGATCACACAACACTCGTGATAGGTTGACaccaggaggatgagaaaagagagactggagctgacacaaaaacgctggttggcttgacaaacaagacgaactggcaacagacaaacagagaacacaggtataaatacacaggggataatggggaagatgggcgacacctggaggggggtggagacaatcccaaagacaggtgaaacagatcagggtgtgacatctaCAGAGTAATATATACATGTTACAGTGAATGGCTAACTCAGTTGACACTGGCCTGTCCCTTAAAGGTAGGATGTTATTTAAATGACTCACACCTTACAAAGGTAGGACTACCCAAACCCAGATCTCTTTGCCTAAAAAAGCCTCAGTATGATGTGTTTCTGCTTCTTGATGGGATGCTTCCACCATATACAGAAGAGGACATGTTATTTCATGTTCTCTCACATCACATCCTATTTATAATGTCTTTAACCTTTAAACCTCCTCTGCTACATattggctgcatcccaaatggcaccctattacatatgtagtgcactacttttgaccagagcccattgaTAGTGCAGCATATAGGGAATAACAGGGTGCCATATGGGGCTCAACCATGTCATTTTATTTTGTATGTACGATGTACAGTGTGTGCTTTACTGTGCGTCATTGCCTTTGGGACAATACAGATCTATTGAATTGAATCGCATAGAATTGAATCTCACAGGTTCAATCCAGGGTTGAGACCAGACAAGTTCACCATGATCCCACTGctagagcatgtgtgtgtgtgtgcgtgcgtgtgctcaCAATCATAGTGAGCCTCTGCACAGTTGAAAAGGATCCTTTCTCCCACAGACATCTCTGTGTGCAGCCTGGTGAGTTTGATCCTCTCTGACGAGTGATCGCCTCTAGTGTTTCAACCCTAGACAGAATACACATCATCTTAACATTtcatcccaacacacacacacacacacacacagagagagagagagacagatacagagagacagacagacagacagacggactagAAGAAATGGTTCAGCTCTGTGCATCGGAAGAGATGGGGGACGAGAGAAGAGATGGGGGACGAGAGAAGAGATGGGGGACGAGAGAAAAGCCCAtcactcaaatacacacacactgcaaatcCATTGTCACCGAGGTTACAAGCTGAAGAAACAATCTGCCTCAGAGaaaaggggaaaagagagagagagagagagagaaagagagatagagagagagagagagagagagagagagagagagagagagagagagagagagaaaggctaagagagagagagagagagagagaaaggctaagaggataagagagagaaagaagag
Encoded proteins:
- the LOC139581930 gene encoding proline-rich protein 2-like produces the protein MAHCRKKLFQLSSPPYHLPAILTSVPPPSYPHLLTTPQLSPPPDHPPAIPTSRPPPSYPQLRTTPQLSPPPDHPPASPTSGPPPSYPHLRTTQLSPPPDHSPAIPTSGPPPSYPHLRTTPQLSPPPDHPPAIPTSGPPPSYPHLRTTPQLSPPPDHPPAIPTSGPPSYPHLRTTPQLSPPPDHPPAIPTSGPPSYPHLRTTPQLSPPPDHPPAIPTSGPPPSYPHLRTTQLSSPPDHPSYPHLRTTPVIPT